One stretch of Pigmentiphaga aceris DNA includes these proteins:
- the ahpC gene encoding alkyl hydroperoxide reductase subunit C, which yields MSLINTQVKPFSATAYHNGKFVPVTADDLKGKWSVVVFYPADFTFVCPTELEDLADNYAEFQKLGVEVYGVSTDSHFAHKAWHDTSDAIGKVKYPLIGDPTTVLSRNFEVLIEEEGMALRGTFVINPEGQIKLYEIHDNGIGRDATELLRKVKAAQYVASHPGEVCPAKWNEGSATLTPSLDLVGKI from the coding sequence ATGTCCCTGATCAATACCCAAGTCAAGCCGTTCTCGGCCACCGCTTATCACAATGGCAAATTCGTGCCGGTCACCGCTGACGACCTGAAGGGCAAGTGGTCTGTCGTGGTGTTCTACCCCGCCGATTTCACCTTCGTGTGCCCGACCGAACTGGAAGACTTGGCCGACAACTACGCCGAATTCCAGAAGCTGGGCGTGGAAGTCTACGGCGTGTCGACCGACAGCCACTTCGCACACAAGGCATGGCACGACACCTCGGACGCTATCGGCAAGGTCAAGTATCCGCTGATCGGCGACCCGACCACCGTGCTGTCGCGCAACTTCGAAGTGCTGATCGAAGAAGAAGGCATGGCCCTGCGCGGTACCTTCGTGATCAACCCCGAAGGCCAGATCAAGCTGTACGAAATCCATGACAACGGCATCGGCCGTGACGCAACCGAACTGCTGCGCAAGGTCAAGGCAGCTCAGTACGTCGCCTCGCACCCGGGCGAAGTCTGCCCCGCCAAGTGGAACGAAGGCTCGGCCACGCTGACCCCGTCGCTGGACCTGGTCGGCAAGATCTAA
- the gdhA gene encoding NADP-specific glutamate dehydrogenase has protein sequence MSYATASQFIAHVSQRNADQPEFLQAVSEVVHSLWPFLEANPRYRDPGLLETLVEPDRVISFRVNWEDDEGRIRVNRGYRVQHSSAIGPYKGGMRFHPSVNLSILKFLAFEQTFKNALTTLPMGGGKGGSDFDPKGKSDNEVRRFCQALMLELSRHLGPDTDVPAGDIGVGGREVGFMAGTYKRLQNDAACVFTGKGRTFGGSLIRPESTGYGLVYFVAHMLASKGESLEGKRIAVSGSGNVAQYAIEKALALGGRVVTASDSDGTVVDPDGFDADKLALLMDIRNERRGRVSDYARERGLEYLPGARPWRVPVDVALPCATQNELDEHDARELIAHGVRCVAEGANMPTTLAATEALINAGVLFGPGKASNAGGVATSGFEMSQNAARLSWRREEVDARLQEVMRDIHAACERYGKRPDGSINYVDGANIAGFVKVADALMGQGYC, from the coding sequence TTGTCCTACGCCACTGCCTCCCAGTTCATCGCGCATGTCAGCCAGCGCAACGCCGATCAGCCTGAATTCCTGCAGGCGGTCAGTGAGGTGGTCCATAGCCTGTGGCCCTTCCTTGAGGCCAATCCCCGTTACCGCGATCCGGGTCTGCTTGAAACCCTGGTCGAACCCGATCGCGTGATCTCGTTCCGGGTGAACTGGGAAGATGACGAAGGCCGCATCCGCGTGAACCGTGGCTACCGCGTGCAGCACAGCTCGGCCATTGGTCCGTACAAGGGCGGCATGCGTTTCCACCCGTCGGTGAACCTGTCGATTCTGAAATTCCTGGCCTTCGAGCAGACCTTCAAGAATGCGCTGACGACCCTGCCCATGGGCGGCGGCAAGGGCGGCTCAGACTTCGATCCCAAGGGCAAGTCGGACAACGAAGTGCGCCGCTTCTGCCAGGCGCTGATGCTGGAACTGTCGCGCCACCTGGGCCCGGACACCGACGTGCCGGCAGGCGACATCGGCGTGGGCGGGCGTGAAGTCGGCTTCATGGCGGGCACCTACAAACGTCTGCAAAACGATGCTGCGTGCGTGTTTACCGGCAAGGGCCGCACCTTCGGCGGCAGCCTGATCCGCCCGGAATCGACCGGTTATGGCCTGGTCTATTTTGTGGCCCACATGCTCGCGTCCAAGGGCGAATCGCTGGAAGGCAAACGCATTGCGGTGTCTGGCTCGGGCAACGTGGCGCAGTACGCGATTGAAAAGGCGTTGGCCCTGGGCGGTCGTGTGGTCACCGCATCCGATTCCGATGGCACGGTGGTCGATCCCGACGGTTTCGACGCCGACAAGCTGGCCTTGCTGATGGACATTCGCAACGAGCGTCGCGGCCGCGTGTCAGACTACGCACGCGAACGCGGTCTGGAATACCTGCCGGGCGCGCGTCCGTGGCGCGTGCCAGTGGACGTGGCCCTGCCGTGCGCCACGCAGAACGAACTGGACGAGCACGATGCCCGCGAACTGATCGCCCACGGCGTTCGTTGCGTGGCCGAAGGTGCCAACATGCCCACCACCCTGGCCGCCACGGAAGCGCTGATCAACGCCGGCGTGCTGTTCGGACCGGGCAAGGCCAGCAACGCCGGTGGCGTGGCAACCTCGGGCTTCGAGATGTCGCAGAACGCTGCCCGCCTGAGCTGGCGACGCGAGGAAGTGGACGCCCGTCTGCAGGAAGTCATGCGCGATATCCACGCCGCGTGCGAACGCTACGGCAAGCGCCCGGACGGCAGCATCAACTATGTCGACGGTGCCAACATCGCCGGCTTCGTGAAGGTGGCCGATGCGTTGATGGGGCAGGGCTACTGCTGA
- a CDS encoding SDR family oxidoreductase produces MGQRTQGKRILVTAAANGIGRAAALMLAQNGAEVWATDVNDAGLAELAAEVAAHSPAITLHTARLDVLDTAAVTAFAQKLEAEHGALDGLFNCAGVVHPGNILECSEKDWDFAFDLNAKAMYRTIRAFLPGMLASGRGASIINMASAASSVKGVPNRFAYGASKAAVVGLTRSVAADFVTRGIRVNAIAPGTIESPSLRGRIAEQARASNSSEEAVRAAFVARQPVGRIGRAEEVAALVVYLSSDESAFTTGTVQIIDGGWSN; encoded by the coding sequence ATGGGTCAACGCACGCAAGGCAAGCGCATCCTGGTCACCGCCGCCGCCAACGGCATCGGCCGCGCTGCCGCGTTGATGCTTGCGCAAAACGGTGCCGAAGTCTGGGCCACCGACGTGAACGATGCCGGCCTGGCGGAACTCGCTGCAGAAGTCGCTGCGCACAGCCCGGCGATCACGCTGCACACGGCACGTCTGGACGTGCTCGACACCGCCGCCGTCACCGCCTTCGCCCAGAAACTGGAAGCCGAACACGGCGCGCTCGACGGCCTGTTCAACTGCGCAGGCGTGGTCCACCCGGGCAACATCCTGGAATGCAGCGAAAAGGACTGGGACTTCGCCTTCGACCTGAACGCCAAGGCCATGTACCGCACCATCCGCGCCTTCCTGCCCGGCATGCTGGCAAGCGGTCGTGGCGCATCCATCATCAACATGGCGTCGGCGGCCTCCAGCGTCAAAGGCGTGCCCAACCGCTTTGCCTATGGTGCGTCCAAGGCCGCCGTGGTCGGTCTGACGCGCTCGGTGGCAGCAGACTTCGTCACCCGCGGCATCCGGGTCAATGCGATTGCCCCAGGCACCATCGAATCGCCGTCGCTGCGCGGTCGCATCGCCGAGCAAGCACGCGCGTCCAACAGCAGCGAAGAAGCCGTGCGTGCCGCCTTCGTGGCCCGCCAGCCCGTCGGCCGCATCGGCCGGGCCGAAGAAGTAGCCGCCTTGGTGGTTTATCTTTCGTCCGACGAATCGGCCTTCACCACCGGCACCGTGCAGATCATCGACGGCGGCTGGTCGAACTGA
- the ahpF gene encoding alkyl hydroperoxide reductase subunit F — MLDASLKTQLKSYLEKVTQPIEIVASLDDGDKSREMLGLLQEIATLSSKITVIESRDDNERKPSFSINRTGSDIGVRFAAIPLGHEFTSLVLALLQVGGHTLKLDADVIEQIRNLDGDFSFEAYVSLTCQNCPDVVQALNVMSVINPRIKVVTIDGGLFQDEVEARHIQAVPTMYLNGEVFGQGRSSVEEILAKLDTGAVKRAAAKLDNLPTFDMLVVGGGPAGAAAAVYAARKGIRTGVVAERFGGQVLDTMAIENFISVQETEGPKFAAALEQHVRAYDVDIINLQRAESLALNKGLVEIKLASGATLRSRSVVLSTGARWREINVPGEQKYRNHGVAYCPHCDGPLFKGKRTAVVGGGNSGVEAAIDLAGIVAHVTLIEFGHELRADAVLQKKLRSLPNVTVITNAQTTEITGDGKKVNGLVYQDRASGAIHSVELEGVFVQIGLVPNTEWLKGTIALSKHGEIEVDARGQTSLPGVFAAGDVTTVPFKQIIIAAGDGAKAALGAFDHLIRSSVTEDEDTEAPFVNEPADVAAMP; from the coding sequence ATGTTGGACGCCTCGCTCAAGACCCAGTTGAAAAGCTACCTGGAAAAGGTCACGCAGCCGATCGAGATCGTCGCGTCGCTGGACGACGGCGACAAGTCCCGCGAAATGCTCGGGCTGCTGCAGGAAATCGCCACGCTGTCGAGCAAGATCACGGTGATCGAAAGCCGCGACGACAACGAACGCAAGCCCTCCTTCAGTATCAACCGTACCGGTTCGGACATCGGCGTGCGCTTCGCCGCAATTCCGCTCGGACACGAATTCACGTCGCTGGTCCTGGCATTGCTCCAGGTCGGCGGCCACACACTCAAGCTCGATGCCGATGTGATCGAGCAGATCCGCAATCTGGATGGCGATTTCAGCTTTGAGGCCTACGTCTCGCTGACCTGCCAGAACTGCCCGGACGTCGTACAGGCCTTGAACGTGATGTCGGTGATCAACCCGCGCATCAAGGTCGTGACGATTGACGGCGGTCTGTTCCAGGACGAAGTCGAAGCACGCCACATTCAGGCTGTGCCGACCATGTATCTGAACGGCGAAGTTTTCGGCCAAGGCCGCAGCAGCGTCGAAGAAATCCTGGCCAAGCTGGACACCGGTGCCGTCAAGCGCGCCGCTGCCAAGCTGGACAACCTGCCCACCTTCGACATGCTGGTCGTCGGCGGTGGCCCGGCTGGCGCAGCCGCCGCCGTGTACGCCGCTCGCAAGGGCATTCGTACTGGTGTGGTAGCCGAACGCTTCGGCGGCCAGGTGCTGGACACCATGGCCATCGAGAACTTCATCTCGGTGCAAGAAACCGAAGGCCCGAAATTCGCTGCCGCACTGGAACAGCATGTGCGTGCCTACGACGTGGATATCATCAACCTGCAACGCGCTGAATCGCTGGCTTTGAACAAGGGCCTGGTCGAGATCAAGTTGGCCAGCGGCGCAACCCTGCGCAGCCGCAGCGTGGTCTTGTCCACCGGTGCCCGCTGGCGCGAAATCAACGTGCCCGGCGAACAGAAGTACCGCAATCATGGCGTGGCCTACTGCCCGCACTGCGACGGTCCGCTGTTCAAGGGCAAGCGCACGGCCGTGGTCGGCGGCGGTAACTCTGGTGTCGAAGCAGCGATCGACCTGGCCGGTATCGTGGCTCATGTCACGCTGATCGAATTCGGCCATGAATTGCGTGCAGACGCTGTGTTGCAGAAGAAGCTGCGCAGCCTGCCGAACGTGACCGTGATCACCAATGCCCAGACGACCGAAATTACGGGCGACGGCAAGAAGGTCAATGGCCTGGTCTATCAAGACCGTGCATCGGGTGCGATCCACAGCGTTGAGCTGGAAGGCGTGTTCGTGCAGATCGGTCTGGTGCCGAATACCGAGTGGCTCAAGGGCACCATCGCCTTGTCCAAGCACGGTGAGATCGAAGTCGATGCACGTGGTCAGACCTCGCTGCCGGGCGTGTTCGCTGCTGGTGACGTGACCACGGTGCCGTTCAAGCAGATCATCATTGCTGCCGGTGACGGTGCAAAGGCTGCGCTGGGTGCCTTTGACCACCTGATCCGCTCGTCGGTGACGGAAGACGAAGACACGGAAGCACCGTTCGTGAACGAACCGGCTGACGTGGCTGCGATGCCTTGA
- a CDS encoding sulfurtransferase: MTAVSSSVVAPSVVNIAAYRFVPLDDLPALREAVLAQAGDCGLRGTVLLAPEGINLFFAGSREGIDAFMTWLRADPRFTDLETKESLSADIPFGKLLVKIKNEIIRMNHPAIRPVEGRAPAVDAATLHRWLQTGVDDNGREVALLDTRNAFEVDCGTFDGAIDWRIDRFTQFPDAVLAHREELAGKTIVSFCTGGIRCEKAAIYMAEAGVENVYQLEGGILKYLEVTDGRGYHGTCFVFDDRRSVDADLAPAGVA; the protein is encoded by the coding sequence GTGACCGCCGTTTCGTCCTCCGTTGTCGCTCCCTCAGTCGTCAACATTGCGGCCTATCGCTTCGTCCCGCTGGATGACCTGCCGGCATTGCGTGAAGCGGTGCTGGCGCAGGCCGGCGACTGCGGGCTGCGTGGCACCGTGCTGCTTGCGCCGGAAGGGATCAACCTTTTCTTCGCGGGCTCGCGCGAGGGCATCGATGCTTTCATGACCTGGCTGCGCGCCGATCCGCGTTTCACTGACTTGGAAACCAAGGAAAGCCTGTCGGCCGATATTCCCTTCGGCAAGCTGCTGGTGAAGATCAAGAACGAAATCATCCGCATGAACCATCCGGCGATCCGGCCTGTCGAGGGCCGCGCCCCGGCGGTGGATGCCGCCACGCTGCATCGCTGGTTGCAGACGGGCGTGGATGACAACGGCCGTGAAGTGGCGCTGCTCGACACTCGCAATGCATTCGAAGTCGACTGCGGCACCTTCGATGGTGCGATCGACTGGCGCATCGACCGCTTCACGCAATTCCCCGATGCCGTGCTGGCGCACCGCGAAGAACTGGCGGGCAAGACCATCGTCAGCTTCTGCACCGGGGGCATCCGCTGCGAGAAGGCCGCTATATATATGGCGGAAGCGGGCGTGGAAAACGTCTACCAGCTGGAAGGCGGCATTCTGAAGTACCTGGAAGTCACCGACGGGCGCGGTTACCACGGCACCTGCTTCGTGTTCGACGACCGCCGCAGCGTCGATGCGGACCTGGCACCGGCCGGCGTGGCCTGA